The Malus domestica chromosome 10, GDT2T_hap1 genome contains a region encoding:
- the LOC103444647 gene encoding inactive protein RESTRICTED TEV MOVEMENT 2-like, with protein MDLELGLKITHSVDDHVSSANLRIAKDKSGPIFVSKETETMFILTAHLKGYRRERVHIDINEDGTQIGISGEKPVQEKVMSGWIMYKKEVEMRGFRKVFRIPDRVVLDRIKAKFNAHESTLTIVMPKSVKGIRGVEIEEVKEDEVDIGRQQLTKPPAAGEVSEKYGFRGKIEDQFGELEKKKVEENHRTDAKGVDEEGSKKEIVADGAIEKDASRGVVQEEAKDSKTQSMQHQTKSVSEHSEELKVAKVKEADGVEKEKVERKELGRDQIVADKAPRISKDAEEPVNVDKTSEVTHEVTRSLQEAQAIAKHETAEEYSTAEPEIETPKAGIEEHVRSRPESGKSSKLAQDRRATQEEAQVGHEKNTDGVRKEGDIVQQLPKQEPIEKGHENKIEEVSKNEEQNEEKEEDESSETEEQGDVADEESSEDMGKKDGLEKSNLLCSPFIIAGSALIVSLLVLAISRIRTRKI; from the exons ATGGATCTAGAATTAGGACTCAAGATCACCCACAGCGTAGACGATCATGTTTCGTCTGCCAACCTTCGGATTGCCAAGGACAAATCCGGTCCTATTTTCGTGTCTAAGGAAACCGAAACCATGTTCATCCTCACTGCCCATCTCAAAG GTTATAGAAGAGAGCGTGTACATATCGACATAAACGAAGATGGGACTCAGATTGGAATCAGTGGGGAGAAGCCAGTTCAAGAGAAGGTTATGTCAGGATGGATAATGTACAAGAAAGAGGTGGAGATGAGGGGTTTCCGAAAAGTCTTTCGAATTCCGGATAGAGTGGTTTTGGATCGAATCAAGGCCAAGTTTAATGCACACGAATCAACTCTCACGATCGTCATGCCAAAATCGGTGAAAGGAATTCGCGGGGTTGAGATCGAGGAAGTGAAAGAAGATGAAGTGGATATAGGGAGACAGCAGCTCACAAAACCTCCTGCGGCTGGAGAAGTCTCTGAAAAATATGGTTTTAGGGGGAAAATTGAGGACCAATTTGGTGAGCTTGAGAAAAAGAAAGTAGAAGAAAATCATCGAACAGATGCGAAAGGGGTTGATGAAGAGGGCTCCAAGAAAGAAATTGTAGCTGATGGAGCTATCGAAAAGGATGCGAGCAGAGGCGTAGTGCAGGAAGAAGCTAAAGATTCAAAGACTCAAAGTATGCAACACCAAACAAAATCTGTTTCGGAACACAGTGAAGAGCTAAAAGTTGCAAAGGTTAAAGAAGCTGATGGAGTTGAGAAAGAGAAAGTTGAAAGAAAGGAACTCGGAAGAGACCAAATTGTAGCGGACAAGGCTCCAAGGATCAGCAAGGATGCTGAAGAGCCAGTGAATGTGGATAAAACCAGTGAAGTAACTCATGAAGTTACAAGGTCATTACAAGAAGCTCAGGCAATTGCTAAGCATGAAACAGCTGAAGAATACTCTACTGCAGAGCCCGAAATAGAAACACCAAAGGCGGGGATTGAGGAACACGTTAGAAGTAGACCAGAGAGCGGCAAATCATCAAAACTTGCACAAGACAGAAGAGCAACACAAGAAGAAGCACAAGTCGGACACGAAAAGAATACGGACGGAGTTCGTAAAGAAGGTGATATTGTTCAGCAGCTACCAAAGCAAGAACCCATCGAAAAAGGTCACGAAAACAAAATCGAAGAAGTATCaaagaatgaagaacaaaatgaagagaaggaagaggatgaATCTTCCGAAACGGAGGAACAAGGTGATGTGGCTGATGAGGAATCAAGTGAGGATATGGGGAAGAAGGATGGTTTGGAAAAGTCTAATCTGCTGTGCTCTCCTTTTATCATTGCAGGTTCAGCCCTTATTGTGTCCCTGCTGGTGCTAGCAATCAGCAGGATTAGAACCAGAAAAATATAG